A genomic region of Sulfobacillus acidophilus DSM 10332 contains the following coding sequences:
- a CDS encoding Aldehyde Dehydrogenase (PFAM: Aldehyde dehydrogenase family~COGs: COG1012 NAD-dependent aldehyde dehydrogenase~InterPro IPR015590~KEGG: tmr:Tmar_1803 aldehyde dehydrogenase~PFAM: Aldehyde dehydrogenase~SPTR: Aldehyde Dehydrogenase) has product MASVRGSYINGQEVTADQTYPVTHKYTGAVLADVTEATPALMDEAVRGAEDAFRHPLSVPQRVTILERAAEILGRDQERIARLIAQEAGKPIKDARVEVQRGQQTLRYSAVAARTLRGLEIPVRGNPGSENRLAFTVRKPYGVVLAITPFNFPLNLVLHKVGPALAAGNTVVLKPAPATPLTALALAGVLAEAGLPPGYLQVVTGASPEVGARLVADPRVRLITFTGSAAVGQTIRAQAGLRPVLLELGNNSANIVHEDADLDRAAKTLAIRAFGFAGQVCISVQRIYVHRAVYQPFLDRLTEAVSQLVVGDPEDEATDVGPMITEAAAERAFDWYQESLRQGARAVIPGMREGSLVHPGLLVDVAPSMRVMAEEVFAPIAGVVPYDEFKQALAWANESRYGLQAGVFTHNLELAWQAVQTLEVGGVILNDSSSYRADNMPYGGVKDSGIGREGPEFAIEEMTYPTVAVFNLPAGPAR; this is encoded by the coding sequence ATGGCCAGTGTACGGGGTTCCTATATTAACGGACAAGAAGTGACGGCGGATCAGACATATCCCGTGACCCATAAGTACACGGGGGCCGTCTTGGCGGACGTCACCGAAGCGACGCCCGCGTTGATGGACGAAGCGGTTCGGGGAGCGGAGGACGCCTTTCGTCATCCGTTGTCGGTGCCGCAGCGGGTAACGATTTTAGAGCGTGCGGCCGAAATTCTCGGTCGTGATCAGGAGCGCATCGCCCGCCTAATTGCCCAAGAGGCGGGCAAGCCCATTAAAGATGCGCGGGTGGAGGTTCAACGGGGGCAGCAAACTTTACGGTATTCGGCCGTCGCGGCGCGCACATTGAGAGGTCTGGAAATTCCGGTCCGGGGGAACCCGGGTTCGGAGAATCGCCTGGCGTTCACCGTCCGCAAGCCTTACGGGGTGGTGCTGGCGATTACGCCCTTTAATTTTCCTTTGAATTTAGTCTTGCATAAAGTCGGACCGGCTCTGGCCGCCGGGAACACGGTGGTGTTAAAGCCGGCGCCCGCCACCCCGTTAACGGCCTTGGCTTTAGCGGGGGTCCTCGCGGAAGCGGGTTTGCCGCCCGGATATTTGCAAGTGGTAACGGGGGCGAGCCCGGAGGTGGGGGCCCGTTTGGTCGCCGATCCCCGGGTTCGATTGATTACCTTCACCGGGTCGGCGGCGGTGGGACAGACCATCCGGGCCCAGGCCGGCTTGCGGCCGGTATTATTGGAGTTAGGCAATAACTCGGCCAATATTGTCCATGAGGATGCCGATTTGGACCGTGCGGCCAAGACCTTGGCGATCCGAGCGTTCGGATTTGCGGGCCAAGTCTGCATTTCGGTACAGCGGATTTATGTGCATCGTGCCGTCTATCAACCGTTTTTGGATCGGTTAACCGAAGCCGTGTCGCAATTGGTTGTCGGGGATCCTGAAGATGAGGCCACGGATGTCGGACCGATGATTACGGAGGCGGCGGCCGAACGGGCTTTCGATTGGTACCAGGAATCGCTTCGGCAAGGCGCTCGCGCGGTCATACCGGGCATGCGAGAGGGATCGTTGGTGCACCCGGGGCTATTAGTCGACGTGGCGCCGTCAATGCGGGTGATGGCGGAAGAGGTCTTTGCCCCCATTGCCGGGGTTGTGCCCTACGACGAATTTAAACAGGCGTTGGCTTGGGCCAATGAGAGTCGGTATGGTCTCCAGGCCGGAGTGTTTACCCACAATCTCGAGCTGGCCTGGCAAGCGGTGCAAACCTTAGAGGTGGGTGGGGTGATTCTGAACGACTCCTCCTCTTATCGCGCCGATAACATGCCCTATGGCGGAGTCAAAGATTCGGGCATTGGTCGGGAAGGGCCGGAATTTGCGATTGAGGAAATGACCTATCCGACGGTGGCGGTGTTTAATTTGCCCGCCGGTCCCGCGCGATGA
- a CDS encoding 3'-5' exonuclease, PolB (PFAM: Predicted 3'-5' exonuclease related to the exonuclease domain of PolB~InterPro IPR019288~KEGG: afr:AFE_2829 hypothetical protein~PFAM: 3'-5' exonuclease, PolB-like~SPTR: Putative DNA polymerase elongation subunit (Family B)) — protein sequence MSFWLVFDIETVPDAVAGRRWLGLAAEVDDRQVRRRMIERRREETGQASDFLKPGFHQVVAIAAALVDQYGVLRKINALGRVGDSEEQLIRDFFQVIHDLHPRLVGWNTSGFDLPTLIYRAIRHQIPAAGFYQVGEPYHGYRKRYDEESHLDLMDLLSGYGASSRLTLDEMAAVLGVPGKLEIDGGQVLELYEAGAIDAIRHYCLHDVLTTTLVFGAYAFHRGWWKPEQYREFQQSVRRFLRETDEDHWRPFREAWALAAGEAWG from the coding sequence ATGAGCTTTTGGTTGGTCTTCGACATCGAAACCGTGCCGGATGCCGTCGCCGGGAGGCGTTGGTTGGGACTCGCTGCGGAGGTAGATGATCGCCAGGTACGCCGTCGCATGATCGAGCGTCGCCGGGAGGAAACCGGCCAGGCGTCCGATTTTCTGAAACCCGGCTTTCATCAAGTGGTGGCGATTGCGGCAGCGCTCGTCGACCAGTACGGCGTATTACGGAAAATTAACGCCTTGGGTCGGGTTGGCGATAGCGAGGAGCAATTGATTCGCGACTTTTTTCAGGTCATTCATGATCTGCATCCGCGGCTGGTGGGCTGGAATACGTCAGGGTTTGATTTGCCGACGTTAATCTATCGGGCGATTCGCCACCAGATTCCCGCGGCGGGCTTTTATCAAGTGGGTGAGCCATATCACGGATATCGCAAGCGATATGATGAAGAATCTCATCTCGACCTCATGGATTTATTAAGCGGGTATGGAGCGTCCAGTCGGCTGACATTGGACGAAATGGCGGCGGTGTTGGGCGTTCCCGGCAAATTGGAGATCGACGGTGGTCAAGTCCTAGAGTTATACGAGGCGGGGGCCATCGACGCGATTCGCCACTATTGCCTTCACGATGTGCTGACGACGACGCTCGTATTTGGAGCTTATGCGTTTCACCGAGGATGGTGGAAGCCGGAACAATATCGGGAGTTTCAGCAGAGTGTCCGTCGCTTTTTACGCGAAACGGACGAAGACCATTGGCGGCCGTTTCGGGAGGCTTGGGCTTTAGCCGCGGGGGAGGCCTGGGGGTGA
- a CDS encoding ATP-dependent DNA helicase, RecQ family (PFAM: Helicase conserved C-terminal domain; HRDC domain; DEAD/DEAH box helicase~TIGRFAM: ATP-dependent DNA helicase, RecQ family~COGs: COG0514 Superfamily II DNA helicase~InterProIPR018329:IPR011545:IPR001650:IPR002121:IPR 014001~KEGG: tra:Trad_2004 RecQ family ATP-dependent DNA helicase~PFAM: DNA/RNA helicase, DEAD/DEAH box type, N-terminal; DNA/RNA helicase, C-terminal; Helicase/RNase D C-terminal, HRDC domain~SMART: DEAD-like helicase, N-terminal; DNA/RNA helicase, C-terminal; Helicase/RNase D C-terminal, HRDC domain~SPTR: ATP-dependent DNA helicase RecQ;~TIGRFAM: DNA helicase, ATP-dependent, RecQ type, N-terminal) has translation MSLTTFDARQWARINGVLTRVFGLTALRPGQADVIARVLQGRSVLAVMPTGAGKSLTYQLPSLLMARPVLVISPLVALMQEQVASLRTLGILAEALTGPLSEETWSTMSEKWRTGQTRLWFVAPERLFQARVFRLLRAYPPSFMAVDEAHCISQWGYDFRPEYRQIGKFRHQIGNPPVLALTATAPPVVQREIEWHLRDKGEPFDILTQPVDRPNIALDVQEVGTGAEKLHRVERLLAEEPGAAILYASTRRATEWWADRLSERLTVPVVAYHAGLPRETRAAAEQAFRRRQVNRVVATSAFGMGIDRGDIRLIVHVDLPESLDAYYQAVGRAGRDGEAARAVLVYRSADLVHRRHLADRGLVDRASLETLLQAIQKRSVVTVPEDPEGTVPLILAMLEDLGWIFWRPVSGGWRVIRRQWPTEDAVSVVWGRIDALRAWRQEQARHMIHYVQESNCRRDTLLAYYRSPRIPDSRFSCCDRCRGGDRQRSFETVRERLAAWRQAVGRQQGVSPYVVMPESLMNQLVLRQPRTPAQLAEIPGMGPKRLRQWGDEVLRLIRESSPSASNFSLTDADDGESQAFWLFATGLPPNEVAERIHRRPSTVRQYYVRWIAGRPPAEWRWTLIHWFSHEEYRQLKASFERWGADRLRPVYDEWQGRFDWGQIEVARAVWQYETTHGESVFREPVPPTRPTRPRR, from the coding sequence GTGAGCCTGACCACGTTTGATGCTCGCCAATGGGCGCGTATCAACGGGGTTTTAACCCGTGTGTTTGGTTTAACGGCCTTACGGCCGGGGCAAGCCGACGTCATTGCGCGGGTCCTTCAAGGCCGTTCGGTGTTGGCGGTGATGCCGACAGGGGCCGGCAAATCGCTGACTTACCAACTTCCCAGCCTTTTGATGGCGCGGCCGGTCTTGGTCATTTCGCCGTTGGTTGCGCTCATGCAGGAGCAGGTCGCCAGCCTCCGAACGTTGGGGATTCTGGCCGAGGCCCTGACCGGTCCGCTCTCGGAGGAGACGTGGTCGACTATGAGCGAAAAGTGGCGAACGGGTCAAACCCGCTTATGGTTTGTTGCTCCCGAACGGCTTTTTCAAGCCCGTGTATTTCGGTTGCTACGGGCGTATCCTCCGAGTTTTATGGCGGTCGATGAAGCGCATTGCATTTCGCAGTGGGGCTATGATTTTCGACCGGAATACCGGCAAATCGGGAAGTTTCGGCATCAAATCGGTAATCCGCCGGTATTGGCGTTGACGGCCACCGCGCCCCCGGTGGTCCAGCGGGAAATCGAATGGCACTTACGGGATAAGGGGGAGCCTTTCGATATTTTGACCCAGCCGGTTGACCGGCCGAATATTGCCTTGGATGTGCAGGAAGTGGGTACGGGGGCGGAAAAACTTCACCGGGTGGAACGTCTTCTGGCGGAGGAACCGGGAGCCGCCATTCTCTATGCGTCGACCCGGCGGGCCACCGAATGGTGGGCCGATCGGCTGAGCGAACGGCTGACCGTGCCGGTGGTCGCCTATCACGCGGGGCTGCCCCGGGAGACGCGGGCCGCAGCGGAACAGGCCTTTCGACGTCGTCAAGTCAATCGGGTGGTGGCCACCAGTGCCTTCGGCATGGGCATTGATCGGGGGGATATCCGCCTAATTGTCCATGTTGATTTGCCGGAATCTCTCGACGCCTATTACCAAGCCGTAGGGCGGGCGGGTCGAGATGGGGAGGCGGCCCGGGCAGTGCTGGTCTATCGGTCCGCGGATCTGGTCCATCGGCGGCATCTGGCCGACAGGGGATTGGTTGATCGGGCTTCGTTGGAGACTTTATTGCAAGCGATTCAAAAACGGTCGGTGGTGACCGTGCCGGAAGATCCGGAGGGTACGGTTCCCTTAATCTTAGCCATGTTAGAGGATCTCGGCTGGATCTTTTGGCGGCCCGTATCGGGTGGCTGGCGGGTCATCCGCCGTCAATGGCCGACCGAGGATGCGGTGTCCGTGGTATGGGGGCGGATCGACGCCTTGCGCGCTTGGCGACAAGAGCAGGCCCGGCACATGATTCACTACGTGCAAGAATCCAATTGCCGGCGGGACACCCTACTCGCCTATTACCGATCACCCCGTATACCGGACTCCCGGTTTAGCTGTTGTGATCGCTGTCGAGGGGGGGATCGTCAACGGTCGTTTGAAACGGTGCGCGAACGTCTGGCCGCCTGGCGCCAGGCGGTGGGCCGACAACAGGGCGTTTCGCCATACGTCGTGATGCCGGAATCCTTAATGAACCAGTTGGTCCTCCGGCAACCGCGGACGCCGGCGCAATTGGCCGAGATTCCCGGCATGGGTCCTAAGCGGCTTCGGCAGTGGGGCGACGAGGTTCTCCGTCTGATTCGGGAGAGTAGCCCATCGGCTTCTAACTTCTCTTTGACCGATGCCGACGACGGCGAAAGCCAGGCCTTTTGGCTATTTGCCACCGGGTTGCCGCCGAACGAGGTGGCCGAACGGATTCACCGACGTCCGAGCACGGTGCGTCAATATTACGTCCGGTGGATAGCCGGCCGCCCGCCGGCGGAATGGCGCTGGACGCTTATTCACTGGTTTTCTCATGAAGAATACCGGCAGCTGAAAGCGTCTTTTGAGCGGTGGGGCGCCGACCGTTTGCGACCGGTTTACGATGAATGGCAAGGGCGCTTCGATTGGGGTCAAATCGAGGTGGCCCGTGCCGTCTGGCAATATGAAACGACCCACGGCGAATCGGTCTTCAGGGAGCCCGTCCCACCAACGAGACCAACCAGACCCCGACGCTAA
- a CDS encoding Protein of unknown function DUF2600 (PFAM: Protein of unknown function (DUF2600)~InterPro IPR019712~KEGG: bpf:BpOF4_04105 hypothetical protein~PFAM: Protein of unknown function DUF2600~SPTR: Putative uncharacterized protein), which yields MAPWTTSWRWVREYLTAVRPTVARYLAEWQTQATAIEHSALRTQALSSLTTKQFHCEGGGIFSSPSRDPEQRLLPFIVAYQTACDYLDTITDRGPSQAPDNLRQLHQALLDAVTPGKSPEAYFRSHPDGDDGGYLTRLVTRCQTEVATWPGWSAVAPYIRTWVNLYIDLQVYKHGPVESRVPLLTAWADRHADPRWSLEWWEFAAATGSTLGLFALASEAQAGPSPSPDRIDRLARLYFPWMGALHILLDYWIDQQEDAQGGDLNFVTYYPSQKEALKRIQWIFDEALAASTLLEDAAFHHYIARGLLGFYLADQKARQGLRSPSCRLLVQGGPLSVGVWLVSLVGRAP from the coding sequence ATGGCCCCTTGGACAACATCCTGGCGTTGGGTACGCGAATATCTAACCGCCGTCAGACCCACCGTGGCTCGCTACCTGGCCGAATGGCAAACCCAGGCGACGGCTATCGAACATTCGGCTCTTCGGACCCAAGCGTTATCGTCCCTTACGACTAAGCAATTTCATTGTGAAGGCGGCGGAATTTTTAGCTCGCCCTCCCGCGATCCGGAACAACGGTTGTTACCCTTCATCGTCGCCTACCAGACGGCCTGCGACTATTTGGATACGATTACGGACCGCGGCCCGTCCCAGGCGCCCGACAACCTGCGTCAATTGCATCAAGCCCTTTTGGACGCCGTCACCCCGGGAAAATCTCCGGAGGCCTATTTCCGGTCCCATCCGGACGGCGACGACGGCGGATATTTAACCCGTTTAGTCACCCGTTGTCAAACGGAAGTCGCGACCTGGCCGGGCTGGTCCGCCGTCGCCCCCTATATCCGGACCTGGGTCAACCTCTACATCGATTTACAAGTCTATAAACACGGGCCGGTCGAATCCCGCGTCCCCCTGTTAACCGCTTGGGCCGACCGACATGCCGATCCGCGGTGGTCCCTGGAGTGGTGGGAGTTCGCCGCCGCTACCGGGTCTACCCTCGGACTTTTCGCCTTGGCGAGTGAGGCCCAAGCCGGCCCATCCCCGTCTCCGGACCGGATTGACCGCCTGGCTCGACTCTATTTCCCCTGGATGGGCGCACTACATATTTTGCTCGATTACTGGATCGACCAGCAAGAAGATGCCCAGGGAGGCGACCTCAACTTCGTCACCTATTACCCATCTCAAAAAGAAGCCCTCAAAAGGATTCAATGGATATTTGACGAAGCCTTGGCCGCGAGCACCCTTCTCGAGGACGCCGCCTTCCACCACTATATTGCCCGCGGCTTATTAGGCTTTTACCTCGCCGACCAAAAGGCCCGGCAAGGGTTACGCAGTCCATCCTGTCGGCTCTTGGTCCAAGGGGGTCCGCTTAGCGTCGGGGTCTGGTTGGTCTCGTTGGTGGGACGGGCTCCCTGA
- a CDS encoding peptidase S41 (PFAM: WD40-like Beta Propeller Repeat; Peptidase family S41~COGs: COG4946 Uncharacterized protein related to the periplasmic component of the Tol biopolymer transport system~InterPro IPR011659:IPR005151~KEGG: rca:Rcas_2799 peptidase S41~PFAM: Peptidase S41; WD40-like Beta Propeller~SMART: Peptidase S41~SPTR: Peptidase S41), with amino-acid sequence METESHGYYRYPTVRGQRVVFVAEDDLWEVPLTGGLARRVTAGWGSAGRPHLSPDGQWIAFVGKEEGDTEVYVMPANGGPLRRLTYLGAGVQVVGWDPDGYIVFSTYQGQPFLSWRTLFRIAVGGGEPEPLPFGPAVAISWGPQGGIVLGRPTTEASHWKRYRGGTRGVLWIDESGTGAFERFALEGSVVNPLWIHNRIYFVADHEGVGNLYSIRPDGTDLKRHTHHTEYYVRNPATDGRTIVYHAGGRLYRWDPETETGAEIPVDYPGQKTQRELKHVEAAEYWTEYNLTPDGEQVLLTTRGKLFQFPPFEGPVRPVGQPQGVRYRLGQYFADGELLVLSDEGGEDGIEMRRPHSFGEDVTRIPGDYGIVTEMIGSPDGAWIALANERQELWVINRSSLEARQVFHSRHGRIQGIDWSPDSQWLAYAAPIVSGPEDPTANARTAIFIYEVAGDTSRQVTRPVLSDRRPVFDPNGRYLYFLSRRMYAPVWDNMKFDLGFPKGEIPCLITLTRDLTSPFMPEPRPMTDNEPASTGSEPISVTIDFDGIDERVLRFPVAEGLFLDLQAGPQHVFWTTVEPDGQEDDDWFIGAPAARATLYRYDLKELKAEVVMERMTSFQLSGNRKVLAIRAGRTLRVVKATDKVETKEDKPGRTSGIVDLNRVRVVVDPPAEWAQMLREAWRLMRELFWTANMADVDWDQIYHRYARLLPRIATRGELSDLLWEMQGELGTSHAYEMGGEYRSEPNHRMGFLGADLQWDAETQGYRIRHLVHGDSWNPDHHSPLLAPGLNISPGDVILAINGQPLGPDLPPGKRLIDQARREVAITVLQPNHSEPRTVRVRPLAKETPARYREWVETNRQRVHERTHGRVGYIHIPNMGSQGFAEFHRGYLAEYDREGLIIDVRFNGGGIVSPLLLEMLNRKRIAFTRTRYGHVEPYPYQAPRGAMVALTNEHAGSDGDIFSHAFKLMGLGPLVGTRTWGGVIGINVRYSLVDGSITTQPEEAFWFKDVGWGVENYGTDPDIEVPYRPQDAMAGVDPQLEQAIDVVLELLQRYEPVMPHFQPVPSRSVPPL; translated from the coding sequence ATGGAAACGGAATCCCATGGCTACTATCGGTATCCCACGGTTCGTGGCCAACGTGTCGTATTTGTTGCGGAAGACGATTTATGGGAGGTGCCCTTGACCGGCGGTCTCGCTCGCCGGGTGACGGCCGGATGGGGATCGGCCGGTCGTCCCCACCTATCGCCCGACGGTCAATGGATTGCCTTCGTCGGTAAAGAAGAAGGCGATACGGAAGTTTATGTGATGCCTGCGAACGGCGGCCCCCTCCGCCGGTTAACCTATCTCGGAGCCGGGGTGCAGGTGGTCGGCTGGGATCCCGACGGGTATATCGTATTTTCGACCTACCAGGGACAGCCCTTCTTATCTTGGCGGACATTATTCCGGATCGCGGTCGGCGGCGGCGAACCCGAGCCTCTGCCGTTTGGGCCGGCCGTGGCCATTTCTTGGGGCCCCCAAGGGGGGATCGTATTGGGCCGCCCCACCACCGAAGCCTCCCATTGGAAACGGTACCGCGGAGGTACTCGCGGGGTACTCTGGATTGACGAAAGCGGAACCGGTGCCTTTGAACGGTTCGCCTTAGAAGGTAGTGTCGTTAACCCGTTATGGATCCATAATCGGATTTACTTCGTGGCGGACCACGAAGGGGTCGGAAACCTTTATTCGATTCGGCCGGACGGAACCGACCTCAAGCGCCATACTCACCATACGGAGTATTATGTCCGAAACCCCGCGACCGATGGCCGAACGATTGTCTATCATGCAGGTGGACGCCTGTACCGCTGGGATCCCGAAACCGAGACCGGTGCCGAAATTCCGGTCGACTATCCGGGACAAAAAACCCAACGGGAACTCAAACACGTCGAGGCCGCCGAATATTGGACGGAATACAACCTGACGCCCGACGGCGAACAGGTGCTTCTGACTACCCGCGGAAAGCTTTTCCAATTCCCGCCGTTCGAAGGCCCGGTGCGTCCCGTCGGTCAACCGCAAGGCGTGCGATATCGACTCGGTCAATATTTTGCGGACGGCGAACTGCTGGTCCTGTCCGACGAGGGCGGCGAAGACGGGATTGAAATGCGTCGGCCCCATTCGTTTGGGGAAGACGTCACCCGCATCCCCGGCGATTACGGGATCGTGACCGAAATGATCGGATCCCCCGACGGCGCATGGATTGCCCTCGCCAACGAACGCCAAGAACTCTGGGTCATAAACCGTTCGTCTCTCGAAGCCCGGCAGGTCTTTCATTCCCGGCACGGCCGCATCCAGGGAATCGATTGGTCACCCGACAGTCAATGGCTGGCCTATGCGGCACCGATCGTGTCGGGTCCGGAAGACCCGACCGCCAACGCCCGAACCGCCATCTTCATCTACGAGGTGGCCGGTGACACCTCCCGGCAAGTCACCCGGCCGGTCTTGTCCGATCGGCGCCCGGTGTTCGACCCGAACGGCCGTTATCTCTATTTTCTCTCCCGGCGCATGTATGCCCCCGTTTGGGATAACATGAAATTTGACCTCGGCTTCCCCAAGGGAGAAATCCCGTGCCTCATCACCCTGACCCGCGATTTGACCTCGCCGTTTATGCCCGAACCCCGTCCGATGACCGACAACGAGCCCGCCTCGACCGGATCGGAGCCGATTTCGGTCACGATTGACTTTGACGGGATTGACGAACGAGTCCTGCGATTTCCCGTGGCCGAAGGCCTCTTTCTGGATCTTCAGGCGGGACCGCAACACGTCTTTTGGACGACCGTCGAGCCGGACGGCCAGGAAGACGACGATTGGTTTATCGGGGCCCCGGCGGCGCGGGCCACCCTGTATCGCTATGACCTGAAAGAACTCAAAGCCGAGGTGGTCATGGAGCGCATGACCAGCTTTCAATTGTCCGGCAACCGTAAAGTGCTGGCCATTCGGGCCGGCCGCACGTTACGCGTCGTAAAAGCCACCGATAAAGTCGAGACCAAAGAGGACAAGCCTGGCCGGACCAGCGGAATTGTTGATCTCAATCGGGTACGCGTGGTGGTCGATCCCCCGGCGGAATGGGCCCAAATGCTTCGCGAAGCCTGGCGATTAATGCGCGAGTTATTTTGGACCGCGAACATGGCCGATGTCGACTGGGATCAGATCTATCATCGATATGCCCGGCTCCTTCCGCGGATCGCGACACGGGGGGAATTATCCGATCTTCTCTGGGAAATGCAAGGGGAACTCGGCACCTCCCATGCCTACGAAATGGGCGGTGAATATCGGTCGGAACCCAACCACCGGATGGGATTTTTAGGCGCCGACCTTCAGTGGGATGCCGAGACCCAGGGGTACCGTATTCGGCATCTGGTGCACGGCGACAGCTGGAATCCCGATCACCATTCACCCTTGTTGGCCCCTGGACTCAATATATCGCCGGGTGACGTGATCCTGGCGATTAACGGACAACCGTTGGGTCCCGATCTCCCGCCGGGCAAAAGACTGATCGACCAAGCCCGTCGCGAAGTCGCAATCACCGTGCTGCAGCCGAACCACTCGGAGCCCCGCACCGTTCGGGTACGCCCCTTAGCCAAAGAAACCCCCGCCCGCTACCGGGAATGGGTGGAAACCAACCGCCAACGGGTTCACGAAAGGACCCACGGTCGCGTGGGCTATATTCACATTCCCAATATGGGTTCGCAGGGGTTTGCCGAATTTCATCGTGGCTACCTGGCCGAATATGATCGGGAGGGCCTCATTATCGACGTGCGCTTTAACGGCGGCGGCATCGTCTCCCCGCTTCTGTTAGAAATGTTGAATCGGAAACGTATCGCGTTTACCCGCACCCGCTATGGACATGTTGAACCCTACCCCTATCAGGCACCGCGGGGCGCCATGGTCGCACTGACCAACGAACATGCCGGGTCGGACGGGGATATTTTCTCCCATGCCTTTAAGCTGATGGGACTGGGACCGCTCGTCGGCACGCGCACTTGGGGCGGCGTGATTGGAATTAACGTCCGCTATAGTTTGGTGGACGGCTCCATCACCACCCAGCCGGAGGAAGCCTTTTGGTTTAAAGACGTCGGTTGGGGAGTCGAAAATTACGGGACGGATCCCGACATTGAAGTCCCTTATCGACCGCAAGATGCGATGGCGGGGGTCGATCCGCAGTTAGAGCAGGCGATCGACGTCGTGTTAGAACTACTGCAACGGTATGAACCGGTGATGCCGCACTTTCAACCGGTTCCCAGCCGATCGGTTCCGCCCCTGTAA